The proteins below are encoded in one region of Myxococcales bacterium:
- a CDS encoding NTP transferase domain-containing protein → MNHQFWGIVLAAGKGTRMKSDLPKVLHQIAGKPILYYPIKALLDNGAQGVVVVVGHGAEDVVRFLNDAFPGRIEIAIQKEQKGTGHAVQCGLGAITDKNSSVVVLYGDMPLVEPGAVAALLEDESSKFSLSLLSTLSTEPFGYGRMIRSKAGSIVEVREERDCNPEEATINEINPEFILRLLRFLAVHLQTLKATMLKVSYC, encoded by the coding sequence ATGAACCATCAATTTTGGGGAATCGTGTTGGCAGCAGGCAAAGGCACGCGCATGAAAAGCGATTTGCCTAAAGTGTTGCATCAAATTGCAGGCAAACCGATCCTCTACTATCCCATCAAAGCCTTGCTCGATAACGGGGCGCAAGGTGTCGTTGTCGTAGTGGGTCATGGCGCCGAGGACGTTGTTCGTTTTCTCAACGACGCTTTCCCAGGTCGCATTGAGATTGCCATTCAGAAAGAGCAAAAAGGCACAGGCCATGCGGTGCAGTGTGGTCTTGGTGCGATCACCGACAAAAACAGCTCTGTTGTCGTGCTCTACGGTGACATGCCTCTCGTTGAGCCCGGAGCAGTTGCTGCGCTGCTTGAAGATGAAAGCAGTAAGTTCTCTCTTAGTTTGTTAAGCACCCTTAGCACCGAGCCCTTTGGTTATGGACGCATGATACGCTCCAAAGCAGGATCGATTGTTGAGGTTCGCGAAGAGCGTGATTGCAATCCAGAAGAAGCGACCATCAATGAGATTAACCCTGAATTTATTTTGCGTCTGCTTCGTTTTTTAGCGGTGCACTTGCAAACATTAAAAGCAACAATGCTCAAGGTGAGTTACTGTTAA
- a CDS encoding ArsA family ATPase: MIAWYGVPLTVEDLIHSKKTIIVLGAGGVGKTSTSAALAVISAMSGKKVLCLTIDPAKRLANSLGLDALPNEGQLISSQFFQEQGLECSGQLYALVLDKKKTFDDLLKRHTKDPKNLDRILNNRLYRYISTSLAGTHEYMAMEKLHAVLEEEDYDLVIVDTPPASDVFGFFDAPDRVVEAIDSQATRWMVQALSTSGRLSLGLLSKGAAVLLAALSKITGAKFMQEIGEFLLDFNSLFGGFRHRAMMVKGMLQRSDFGYLTVTSTSPPALFELREVQRRLTERGLHPEATVFNRVQLPPAPYDSDELQSAYRELEKNHAGINVLQGKLQEAYDDEVHRAQIDEALLSSEKKHAMPKGTLLVRVPLMEEDVHDLAGLAKLGEALLKV, from the coding sequence TTGATAGCTTGGTATGGCGTGCCGCTGACTGTAGAAGACCTCATTCATTCAAAAAAAACCATCATCGTGCTTGGCGCGGGTGGTGTTGGAAAGACTTCCACTTCTGCGGCGCTTGCGGTGATTTCAGCCATGAGTGGGAAGAAAGTGCTCTGTCTTACAATCGATCCTGCCAAGCGCTTGGCAAACAGTCTGGGTCTTGATGCCCTCCCAAACGAAGGCCAATTAATTTCATCGCAATTTTTTCAAGAGCAGGGGCTGGAATGTTCTGGCCAGCTCTATGCTTTGGTCCTTGATAAGAAAAAAACGTTTGATGACCTTCTCAAACGGCACACCAAAGATCCAAAGAATCTTGATCGCATTTTAAACAATCGCCTCTATCGCTACATCTCGACCTCGCTTGCTGGCACACATGAATACATGGCCATGGAAAAGCTTCATGCCGTGCTTGAAGAGGAAGACTATGACTTAGTCATTGTTGATACGCCTCCGGCATCTGACGTGTTTGGTTTCTTTGATGCGCCGGATAGGGTTGTCGAAGCCATTGACTCGCAAGCTACGCGCTGGATGGTGCAAGCGCTTAGCACCAGTGGTCGTCTATCTCTCGGTTTGCTTAGTAAAGGAGCGGCGGTGCTCCTAGCGGCCCTGTCTAAAATTACAGGAGCGAAATTCATGCAGGAGATTGGCGAGTTTTTGCTCGACTTTAATTCTCTTTTTGGAGGATTTCGTCATCGAGCGATGATGGTCAAGGGCATGCTACAACGTTCTGATTTTGGATATCTAACAGTAACAAGCACAAGCCCACCGGCTCTCTTTGAGCTAAGAGAAGTGCAGCGAAGGCTTACCGAGCGAGGGCTGCATCCTGAAGCCACTGTATTTAACCGCGTGCAACTTCCACCGGCGCCCTATGATAGCGATGAGCTCCAGTCTGCGTATCGAGAATTGGAAAAGAATCACGCGGGTATCAATGTGCTGCAGGGAAAACTACAAGAAGCCTACGATGACGAAGTGCATCGCGCACAAATCGACGAAGCTTTATTGAGCTCGGAAAAAAAACATGCCATGCCTAAAGGAACTCTGCTGGTGCGTGTTCCATTAATGGAGGAGGACGTGCATGATTTAGCCGGTTTGGCTAAATTAGGCGAAGCGTTGCTGAAAGTTTGA
- the hemC gene encoding hydroxymethylbilane synthase: MKLRVATRTSKLALAQTRWVIKQLQLHHAGLEVEEFPIVTRGDKEQDKPLWQIGGKALFVSELEQAVLRGEADFAVHSMKDLPAEIADGLDIVCIPPREDPSDAIVSFEGEEFDALTAGSSIGTSSPRRTVQLRAKRPDLAFVPLRGNIDTRIRKLDSGEVSAIVLALAGLRRLGIQDKRIRVLPFDLSLPAIGQGALALQGRTDDTGTTEILSCLENSTARLEIEAERALAKGLGVDCHVPVAGLARSMSNGQQLKIEAMVASSDGDRTLSSFTQEDILVATQEQRYNEARRMGTELAERLLEQGAKDLIT; this comes from the coding sequence ATGAAACTCCGGGTGGCAACACGCACCAGTAAGCTTGCACTTGCCCAGACGCGATGGGTTATCAAACAACTGCAACTCCACCATGCTGGGCTTGAGGTTGAAGAATTTCCCATCGTAACACGAGGCGATAAAGAACAAGATAAGCCTCTGTGGCAAATTGGCGGCAAAGCTTTGTTTGTCAGTGAACTTGAGCAAGCGGTGCTGCGAGGGGAAGCAGATTTTGCAGTACATTCAATGAAAGACTTGCCCGCCGAGATTGCCGACGGTCTTGATATCGTGTGCATTCCGCCTCGTGAGGATCCCTCCGATGCGATTGTAAGTTTTGAAGGCGAAGAGTTTGATGCGCTTACGGCAGGCAGCAGCATTGGCACGAGCTCTCCACGTCGCACGGTTCAACTTCGAGCTAAGCGGCCGGATCTTGCTTTTGTTCCTTTGCGCGGCAATATCGACACGCGCATTCGTAAGCTTGATAGCGGGGAAGTGAGCGCGATAGTACTTGCCTTAGCAGGCCTGCGCCGGCTTGGTATTCAAGACAAACGCATTCGTGTTTTGCCTTTTGATTTATCCTTACCAGCCATAGGGCAGGGAGCGCTTGCCTTGCAAGGCCGCACAGATGACACGGGAACGACTGAAATACTTTCATGCTTGGAGAATTCAACAGCACGGCTTGAAATCGAAGCAGAGCGAGCTTTGGCCAAGGGGCTTGGTGTTGACTGTCATGTCCCGGTCGCGGGTTTAGCGCGATCGATGTCAAACGGGCAGCAGCTCAAAATCGAAGCCATGGTTGCCTCTTCGGACGGAGATCGCACTCTTTCTTCCTTTACCCAAGAAGACATCCTTGTCGCCACCCAAGAGCAGCGCTACAACGAAGCGCGACGCATGGGCACTGAGCTTGCGGAGCGCTTGCTCGAGCAGGGTGCCAAAGACTTAATTACTTGA
- a CDS encoding glutamyl-tRNA reductase, producing MMEIFVVGLSHHSAPLRVREKLSRGMSNEQEVLGELLRIPGMSEATLISTCNRVEIYGASEQSEQVVASVQQLLSDRSDEPLEPYLYKHLGRQGVRHVFRVTASLDSMVVGEPQILGQVKQAMLQGQQHGALSTVLGRCFETALSVAKKVRADTQIASGAVSVSSVACDLAAKIFGDLAARRVLLLGAGKMSEQAAKKLMAEGADLWVMNRSPERGQNLAKAIGGHFVSFDQMTEQLSEADVVITSTAAQQAIVTVDQMKPVQKARKHRPLFFIDIAVPRNVETEVGRLDGIYVYDLDDLKQVSEDNLKSRRKEAHAAEAMLDEYVEGFEQWRNSLELTPTIVALREQTQQTIEKELMRFVQSLDLVVKPDEKDIHRFAESMVNKVLHQPLTGLKEATKQSGSQQILALVRRLFALDRTEKESK from the coding sequence ATGATGGAGATTTTTGTTGTGGGCTTATCCCACCACAGTGCGCCACTTCGCGTTCGCGAAAAACTCAGCCGCGGGATGAGTAATGAACAAGAAGTGCTTGGTGAGCTTCTGCGTATTCCTGGTATGAGCGAGGCAACGCTGATTTCCACGTGTAACCGAGTGGAAATCTATGGGGCATCCGAGCAAAGCGAGCAGGTTGTAGCGAGCGTTCAGCAACTTCTAAGCGATCGAAGCGATGAGCCCTTGGAGCCTTACCTTTACAAACATCTGGGTCGGCAAGGGGTTCGCCATGTGTTTCGTGTCACAGCCAGCTTGGATTCGATGGTTGTGGGAGAGCCTCAGATATTGGGCCAGGTCAAGCAGGCTATGTTGCAGGGCCAGCAGCACGGAGCTCTAAGCACGGTCTTGGGTCGATGTTTTGAGACGGCACTATCAGTGGCAAAAAAGGTGCGTGCGGATACTCAAATAGCAAGCGGAGCCGTAAGCGTAAGTTCCGTTGCTTGTGATTTAGCCGCAAAGATTTTTGGAGATCTAGCGGCAAGACGTGTGCTTTTGCTTGGCGCAGGAAAAATGAGTGAGCAGGCAGCCAAGAAACTCATGGCTGAGGGAGCCGACCTTTGGGTCATGAACCGAAGCCCCGAACGCGGTCAGAATCTAGCGAAAGCCATTGGTGGCCATTTTGTTTCCTTTGATCAGATGACAGAGCAGTTGAGTGAAGCTGACGTTGTAATTACTTCGACGGCAGCTCAACAAGCCATTGTGACAGTGGATCAGATGAAGCCAGTTCAAAAAGCGAGAAAGCATCGGCCGCTTTTCTTTATTGACATTGCTGTCCCGAGAAACGTTGAGACCGAGGTAGGGCGCCTTGATGGTATTTATGTCTATGATTTAGACGATCTCAAGCAGGTCTCCGAGGACAACCTTAAAAGCAGACGAAAGGAAGCACACGCTGCAGAGGCCATGCTTGATGAATATGTCGAAGGTTTTGAGCAATGGCGAAACTCTCTTGAACTTACGCCCACTATTGTTGCCTTGCGCGAGCAAACACAACAGACCATTGAAAAAGAATTGATGCGCTTTGTCCAAAGCTTAGACTTGGTTGTAAAGCCTGATGAAAAAGATATCCATCGTTTCGCTGAAAGCATGGTAAACAAGGTATTGCACCAACCTCTTACCGGTTTAAAAGAAGCCACAAAACAAAGTGGTTCACAACAAATATTAGCTTTAGTAAGACGTCTGTTTGCATTGGATAGAACTGAAAAGGAAAGCAAATGA